In Salvia miltiorrhiza cultivar Shanhuang (shh) chromosome 4, IMPLAD_Smil_shh, whole genome shotgun sequence, the DNA window gaaataaatattcaattcgATTCGAATATTCACGAATCATTGTATGAATCGAAtacaaacaataaataaaattcaaaagatATTTGAATACCGATTCaaatatacaaatatttttaagaaTATGAATTGAATCCAATGCCTCCATTTGTTTACATCTCTAGCCCCACCAAACTCCACCAGCCAATAGAAAAGTCGTGTcccatatactccctccgtccacgaaacaagtTCACACTTGCctctaaatttttgtccacaaaacaAGTGCACattctgctttttggacatattTACCCTCTCATACTTTTAAAAGTTCCACATTTTACCTATTGGGCCCACCTTATtccaccattacttatgtaattagtctcccctaaattaattattattattggtattattattattattattattattattattattattattattattattattattattattattattattattgtaattgttattgttgttgttgttgttgttgttgttgttattattattattattattgttgttgttgttgttgttgttgttattattattatttattattattattattattattattattattattattattattattattattattattattattattattattattgttgttgttgttgttgttggtgttATTGCTATTGctattgctattattattattattattattgttgttgttgttgttgttgttgttgttgttgttgttgttgttactattattgttattgttattgttattgttattattgctattgctattattattattattattattataataataataataataataataataataatattgttgttgttgttgttgttgttgttgttgttgttattattattattgttatttttgttgttgttgttattattattattattattgtgctTTGGATTGAAGATGACTCCTCTTACGTGGTAAATCTTCTTAATACTAAATCTGAGGACGTTCCTTGGCGTTTTGTGGCCCTTTGGAAGCGCACGCTTCTGTTGCTTTCATCCTTCCATTTGCAAGTTACTCATATTTTCCGTGAGGGTAACGTTGTGGCAGATATTATGGCGAATAATAATCGAGAAGAAGGGTGGTGGCCCTATGGTATTGACGAAATCAAAGATGCTGCTGCTAGAGATATGTCTTCTCACAGTTATGTTCGTATCAGGTAACGAACTGCCAACGTTTGCGTTGGTGATAGCTGCTCTCGCTGTGGGGAAGAGGATCGGTGCTAGTGGTGTGTGTGCTGCTTCGAAGTTGGTTGTGAGCGCTGGGAGCAGCGAAGGAGCTGAGCTGCGTGCTGGGGTGGAGGCGCAGGGTCTGTGTTTGGGGCAGTGAGGCCGAGTTTTGGCAGTGTGGGCGCAGGCTGAGAGCGCTTGGAGCAGAGCGTGCTGGGCTGTTCGTGGGCGCGTTGGGGTGTGGTCGCCGGGTACGTGCTGTGAGCAGTAAGGTTGGGCTCACTTCGACTAGTTGGTGCCATACCTCTTTTGTTTTTTGGGCGTGGGAGAAACCGGGATGCTTGGAGACAATGGTTAGGCCGGCGTCTCTAAAGTGTCCTTTCCGATCTCCGGCCTTTCTTGCCGTTGTTGTTTTAacgggcactctttttccttatcaaaggtttttccctttgggtttacTTTGataaggttttaatgaggcccggcTCTTAGTTTGCttttttgtgctctcaagggttggttactttttcctttcttttataTATCGATCGCAAtttcatcattattattattattgttgttgttgttgttgttattggtgttattgttattgttattgttatgattgttattgttatttttattattattgttgttattattattattattgttattgttattgttaaaTGCCTTTAAGCTAatgaaaaaattagtaaaagtaattaaaacacattaacactatccttttaattttttacacCATCTTTACACCatatttttcagctttcttagttttcgTGTCGAGCACCAAGTGTGAACTTGTTTCGTGGagggagggagtagtaaataaTTTAGTCGATATCTATTAATCTGGTAGGCCCGTAGAGGTGGGAAACGAACTGTAACTACTAGTCTAAAACTTCCCTTGGGCACAAACTGTGCGGTTTAAATCTGTTTATCTCTTcgtatctctctttctctctctacaattAATCACTCACTGCTCCAAATAACAGGAGCTTCTCAGAATTCTTTGGTCTTCCCGACGTTTCTCGGGCACAAAATTGGTAGGCCCGTTTCGCTATGGCAGCAGCTGCATTCTGTTACATGACCCATCGCCATGGCGTCAACAACCTCAATCAACTTCTTCCCCACACCCATACTGTTAATCggcaagctctctctctctctcttttggaGTTCACCTGTTTTCGCAATGGCTTCTGAATCTCTCATTTCTTTGTATCTGATAGGTCAATGGCTTAAATTTCTCCACTTTCTATGTTAAATAGTTGGAATTTTTTTGGTGGTCATGTGGTAGATTCCTCTTTCCGCAGTGATAAGTAGTGGGCCAATCACTAAAACCATGATATTATAACTAgcaatatttaatattatatatataagtggCAACGTTATCAACATGCTCTTTTTTATGGAATTCTTCCCTTTGCCTAAAAGCCTTtccctttaaattttttatttctcttttgGTTTCCAGCTTCATAACAGACCATCTCCTGCTCATCTTAAGTTGTGGAATTCAGGGTCAAACAAATCGAACCaaatcaaaaaatcaaatttatttcgATTAATTTGGTAGATtcgattaatatatatatatatatgtataatttatttttaattataattttttaagcaaattttattaatttttggaactTTGAAAGATGTTGactatttatttttcatatacaTACCTTCTTCAAAGTAGTGAATActgattttaagaaaatttagtTATATATTTGGAAGTGGAGGAAAGGAGTATTagattttatgattattaatttatttgtgttgattagaatggtacaattttttttggcaAAACTTCAGAATAACCTAATAAAAAAAAGTGGCCAAAAAATCAGAATAACCATTCggttattcttttaaaaaattcagCTTATTCGATCCAATTAATTTTTAGGCTAAAACTGACCGTGTAATCAAATAGTCACTCCAAATGACCATTATAGAGCTTACTTTTTGTGTGCATTGAGTGTTCTGATCAAATTTTTTGGTATATGCTTCCCTTTTCAGGATTGATCATGTGTTGTCTCTTCCAGATGTTGGTCTTAGGCCATCAAATTcgaaaatatatttgaataaaGCGATTACCACGAGAACATCACATTCTACACAAAGGCAGCACAGAATCTTGTTAAAGTGCGCGGTACAGCAATATAGTGAAGAAGCGAAGGAGGAGCATATCTCTAAGGCAACTTTGATATGGAGAGCCATCAAATTACCTATGTACACCGTTGCTCTCATCCCTATAACTGTAAGTTTATTCAACTCTTTCTTTGCAGAAATTGCCTCAAACTTTCGAGATTATATTGTACCATCGAATATTGAATTCTTATTGATTTTGTAGCATGTTTTTATGCTATTGAAGATTTTAATTGTGCTTACCTTTGATAATGTGGCCAGAGGATTGATAGTGGTCATAGTTGATGTTGTTATGGCCGTTGAATTGACAACTTATGGGGTGTTtagctaagcttattttagagagcttataagttgtctaagtgtttagataattgaacttatagaTTAGAGATAGAAAATTGAATGGGTACATGATGGAAATAAAAAAGCATAGTAGAATTacttttgtaaaatgattgttgcttataaaattatgaaaaagtaAGTTGAAGTTCATATTTTTTGGAGAGCTTATTGTTAGTtgttttataagttgtttaggagcttattttgcccaAACAGTTTTGAAGAACTTAGAAGGTTCTATACAGCTTATCAGTTCAGCCGTTTACCCCCATAATATGAGCTTGCCATTTTACTTCAAACCTCATTTTGTTGGTTATATATACAGAAGTTTCTTGAAATATTGGTCTGCATTGATGTTGGACTTTTGGCTTCTATTCTTCTTCTACTTATATAACCTTCTTTTGAAAATTTGTGTGTTATGTATTTTCTTATAGCTAGTGATTGCTACTGCTTCAATAAACAGGTAGGAAGTGCAGCAGCTTATTTCGAGACAGGCCAGTATTTTGCAAACCGTTTCCTCAGACTGTTTGTTTCCTCAGCTTGTATTATAGCTTGGGTCAACTTAAGGTTAGAGTTTCACCTTCTCAAAATTGTATAATCTCATAGACAACGAATGCATACTAAACATTTGTAGGATACCTTGTGTTGGTAAGTCTATATATGCTTTTTTAGTCATAGGCATCATCTTGAAGGCCAATCTGGATTCATTAGTTAGCATATTTCCATCAACATTTGTCCTTATGAACGCGTTTTTGTGCCACTGTGGACAGCAATGATGTGTACGATTTTGATACTGGAGCGGATATAAACAAGAAAGAATCAGTTGTTAACCTAGTCGGCAGGTTAGAATTTGTCTTTACCAACTCCCCATCCCTCCCCTTACCTCTCACAAATCACAAGATGCTTACTTTTTCTCCTAAGGAGGGGGgttgtttggctaagcttattttagaaAGCTTATAACCTCcaacaacttataaaatatttcaagagcttataagatgtaatgttTCAACTTTCAAGAGTTTATAggttgtcaaagtatttggataattgaatttataagttgttggagcttatttttatagattatgagttgtttaagagcttattttgccaaacacttctCAAAAGCTTATAAGGCTTCTAAACTGTTTAAAAGCTACtttaaggagcttataagctcagccaaacaccctctaaatgtCTGTCTCTACTATACAATACATGAGTAACGGAATGCTATGTGAAGCCGGACATGGACTCATGTTCTTGCTTGGATACTACTTGCACTTGGTTTCATCGGCCTTTCTTGGGTGTCTGTGGAAGCTTCAAGCCTACGTCCTATATTGCTACTTTCGTATGCTATAGTTTGTGGCTACGTTTACCAGGTATACATAATAAATTTTACTACATGAAAAATTTTCATAGCTAGTCAAGTTTGCAGATTGAATATTCACCTCTCAAGTGTTTGAATTATAAGTCCTATTTCATTTTGCTCTTTTAAATTATGACTGTGGTCAGAACATGCACGAATTTTCTCGAGTAAGAATTTAGATTTCTCCAGTTGTGGTGATATAATTTGTTTTGCAGTGTCCACCATTTCGCTTGAGTTACATGGGATTGGGGGAGCCGTTGTGCTTTGCAGCATTCGGGCCGTTTGCAACGATTGCCTTTTACTTGCTTCAGAGCGGCACAAAGTTATTCACTCAACTTCATATTCTCATACTTCAACTTTTAATACTTGTTTGCTAACTAACTTCAGTTATGCTGACAGGGTGCTGTCGATTTCTGGAGCTGTCGTTGCTTCATCGATTCTTGTTGGCCTCACAACTTCCTTGATCCTCTTCTGTAGTCATTTTCATCAGGTGgtaaccctctctctctctcatgctaAATGTTTTGGTTGTTAACTGATTTGTATTGTACATAGCTCAGATAGAGGATGACAAGGCAGTTGGAAAATTTTCCCCTTTGGTGAGTGCTTTTGTTTGAGAAAACATTAGAGATTGATTAATTAGTTGAAACATCAGCTGCTGCAACTCTTTTCCCATGAATCCAGGTGAGGCTCGGAACTGAAAGAGGCGCGAAAGTAGTGAAACTAACTGTCGTCGTGCTATATATGCTTGTTTTCATTCTAGGACTCTGCCAAACTCTTCCTTTTTCATCTGTAGTAAGTCATCATCACCTCTTGTTTGATGTTATCCCAACTCAGAATCGTGATAATCAAAGTCACTAATACTGTTGTGGTCCTTTACATCGTGACAGATTCTATGTGCCTTAACTTTGCCAGTTGGGAATTTGGTAGTTAGCTTTGTTGACAACTACCACAAGGTGAGTACTAGAgctatttattttttcatgagaAAATCATAATTGGATTAATCATGTTTTGTGTCTTCAATTTTCAGCATTTTCTAGAATATTtcgaattttcattttctattaaaaaatttCTGaacttttagtattttttagaaaatgtcTAATTATACAAAATCCGATAATGGAATGATGAGTCAACTTGTTGGATTATTTAGTGAAAGTATTTATTTTCACACAACACAAATACACAATAAAGGATACCGTTTCACCTTAAGAAATCAGTGAGATAACTCATCATTccattatcaattttttttataacggGATATTTTCTAAGAAACGCTTAAAGTTagcgattttttaattaaaaatgaaagtttATGATATTTTCTCTAGAAAAGTTGAAAGTTTGGTACACAAAATACAATTAACCCGTAAGATTTTTGAACTAAAATGCAAGAGTCCTAGTTTAATGGGATATTTGGTTTTGATTTGGATTCTCAAAGGACAAGACAAAGATCTTCATGGCCAAATACTACTGTGTGAGATTGCACACGGTGTTCGGAGCTGCATTGGCGGCGGGGCTGGTGGCGGCTAGAATGTTTGCCAGAAAGCAACTTCCGCAAGCTATCCTTCTTTGAACTAATTTTCTCTCACCAAACAACTCAAAAATAGGCTGCTGGAacatttttcaattaattttcaattgtcCAATTATGCTATGATGATGCAGTTTTGGGTTCTTTTTTGGTAAACAGTGATGTTTTTTTGTGAAGGTAAACagtaatgtttttgaatgcATAAAACATGAATGAATATAATAAGGAAGGGTAATTATGCCTAAATATATGTACTTtcactcaattttgattttatacaTGAACTAAAAATTACTCTTCCTCTGTCCCATAAGAATGTgcaattctttttattttgggacgtctgataagagtgtgcatttctcaTTGTTGGACACTATCTCATCATCAATTCTTTATTTCTTACCCATATTTCATAATAAAGTGGATCACTTTCTCTACCTGATATTTATCAAAATCTATGTCATCAATAatcatgcacactcttatgAAATATTTACGTTAATTAAACAATTTTTGTGCTAAACGACATAGTTGGATGTCTATGCTACTTTAACGTAAACATATTCAATTGTCCATATTAATTTGAATATGGAAGACCACATATTAATTTGCCACTTCAACTAGCTACATTAATTCTAATTATTGTAATCTTTAAAGTCAATAACAAATCAAGGCTTgctatttaatactcccttcgtcccacttatcttggcacactttcctttttagtttgtctcaTTTAATAATGAcacttttcaaaaatagtatgtggtctcTACCTTCTCTATATACATTAAACAAATGGTCTCCACCCACTTCACACTTGTAACctcttattcttaattttcgtacCCAAAGTAAAAGTGTCAAAATAAGTGGaagggagggagtattaagtatttcaatttttctttactTTCTAAACTTATTAATAAAGCTTAATTGTCGCTAAAACCATAAAGTTTAGCTAATTTTGATTTGTcatgattttttatatttgaattaatacatgaagtttgagattttttatttttccaactaacatatcaaaacaaaaaatgatTTGTCAATATGAGTGTGTTCGGCTAAGCTTATTATAaaaagtttataagctcttgctTATATTATAAGATGAAGTTTCTTAAAAGTTTAAACTGTCAAAGTGTTTGAAcaattgaacttataagctatagagagaatttttaattaGAGAGATAAAATCTTTGTTAGAGAGATAAAATCACAAAAAGATCACTTTGAGAGGGTacaagataaaaataataaattatagttaaataatatttataaaataattattactataagattatgaaaaaaataaattggggtaaataaacttattttttgaataatttataagttcttgaagcttaaaattaaacaacttataaattattttaaagagtcaTAATCTCAGCCAAACATCATCTATATCGTTTCAATGATGGAGTGTTGCTAGTCACACACACTTTGTCCAACCACAcgcccaatttttatttttatttttaatggaGGGCCAATCAACCAAAAAAACTATTTCATTTGTCCCAACTAACTTGATCAGTATTATTTCTCGGGTTGTCCCAATTAACTTGATCACTTTCTTTATATGACAAAAGTTTTTTtctttagggtgcgttctctttggttgtaaatttatcatggaaaaaagaaggataaacaaaatttcaccctttaaatctttcatttcttttcccacatatcctacttgacccttactcattcctcatttacactacaaagaagggataatattttggagggataatattatcccttctttgtagtgtaaatgaggaatgagtaagggccAAGTAAGAAATGTGGAAAAAATaaaggaaggatttaaaggatgaaattttgtttatccttccttttctcatgataaatttacaaccaaagagaacgcacccttattCACATTTCccctttttcacctaccacacttaacacactaaatactaattccttaaaactcgtgccataAAAAAAGTGATCAAATTagttgggatggagggagtatatttcttTTATAAGTACACGATTTTATGTTCCAATATTGCCCTTATCATGATTTTGGCGCTAATGATTGGAAATTGGGTGCCCAAATCAAGCGTCCGATTTtccctttctctctcatctGATTCCTTACATATTTCTCGcttgtaaataaaaataaatactgtattttatttacataatataaTCGTATTAATATTGTGAATATATTTGCAAGTCACTAAAATCTATAACAAAATTAAACCACGTTCAGGGAtactttcataaaaaaaataaaaaaaaaataaaacactcAAATTCTGACTtctaaaaaacacaaaaaacaaAATTCCAATCTTTCATAGCCAACATTCAAAACACAATTCTCCATTTGATCTTTAGAATCGAATCTTATACCAACACAAACACGGATGAAGCCTCCGACATCAGGACTATGATTGAAAATAGAGTTGAAGACAGAAGAGATCAGCGAGAGATTGAGGAATATAATGGAGATAGCAGCGGTGCAGGCGTCGCATCAGAACTAGGGTTTCAGAGAGAGTATGTGAAAGtaatgaaaagaaagagaacAAATGTTTTTTTGTacataaaagaaagaaaggcGGGGTAATTCCGTCCAAAAcacttaattttaattatattattattaaatatatgtTTGGGGgacaattatttattttcactatatttttgTACAGCTAGTCTAGAAATCGCCtatgaatattaatataaagggttaaatgcatgtaatatcatgaactttaGCCGAAttccaaatttagcacgacttttaaaagttacaaaaaatatGGCTACCTTTTCTccgtgttcaattttagcaccgTTTTTTTCAACCCCAAATTGGATCCTACGTGTCAATGACATGGAACGCCGGCACACGCTTTATTAAATTCTGGCCGGTAATTAAAAACGCTGTGTTTTGTAATTTTAAAGCGGTCTCGTTTTAAAATCTGAAACAATTGAAATTCATCCCCAAACTCTTTCGAACCCTAATTGGTGATGGGCGGTCTATTCTCCCCCTATCGATCTTCGAAATACACAGCACCATAGTGTATTCTTCTTCCTCCGAAATCTTCACAATGTCATCTACTTCGTCATTCTCGTCATATGGTAGTCGTATGGGAGTTGAGTGCATTTGCAAGAAGCCCGCAAAGGTAGTTACTTCAAGAACCGCTAAAAATTCGGGACGACTCTTTTATTGTTGTCGATTTCGCGAGGTAATTGTCAGTATATTAAGACTTCGAACTCTTTGAGAATTATTTGgtgttgatgttttttttttaatttttttttctggaATTCGATGGCAGTGTGATTTCTTTCAATGGGTTGATGAAGGTTGTGGGTATATGGAGAATTGCCCACAAGAGCTGAAGTTTTGGATTGGAGAGAGTTTAAGACTGTGTACACTTGTTGACCAACTTTCACAGAGGATTACAGATCTGGAGGCAACGAATGCTGATTTGAAGGTGAAGAAATCAAAGTTTCAGAGACAAGCAGCTTTGATGCGCCTTGGATGCATTTTGTTGGCCGTTTGGCTCATCTATGTTCTTCTTTAAATTACTTTGCAAATAGCAGATGCTATGTTTTGTGAGTTTTAAGATGTAACTGAAGTATTTCATGTTGTTTATGGATGTCCCCAGTATAATTGAAGTTATGGAAATTGAAGTTTTAAGATGTGATTGAAGAAATTTTTACAAAAACGttggtcagagctggagttcCAGAGAGATCAACAATGTCAGAGCAGACAATGCAGCCCTTGCCAGAGCTAAATGGCGAATTGAAAACTAAACAAAAGATATGATATGTCACAAACAACTTTCAGCAAATGTCTTACATAATCCATGTCTAAAAAGGGTGTTACACAGCTGAAATAACTTCAAAAGGCAAAATAAGTCTTAATTAGCAAAACACAGGACACATAGTACTACTCAACTACACTTTCTTGTGTTAAACCATCTCCTTCACCCCCTGTTGCTCCACTTGTTCCATCTCCAGCAGTTCTCCTGGGCCTTCCTCTTTGTCTCGATGAGATTAAGGTACTTGAAGTACCAGTAGACAGATACATGTTCCCTGTCTCTTCACAGTGCATTACACCAATTCCCCTTCTTGCTTGAGCCTTCTCCCTTGCAACTGTCCTTCTTGTATCTTGAGAAGAATTTGGT includes these proteins:
- the LOC131019496 gene encoding 2-carboxy-1,4-naphthoquinone phytyltransferase, chloroplastic isoform X1; translated protein: MAAAAFCYMTHRHGVNNLNQLLPHTHTVNRIDHVLSLPDVGLRPSNSKIYLNKAITTRTSHSTQRQHRILLKCAVQQYSEEAKEEHISKATLIWRAIKLPMYTVALIPITVGSAAAYFETGQYFANRFLRLFVSSACIIAWVNLSNDVYDFDTGADINKKESVVNLVGSRTWTHVLAWILLALGFIGLSWVSVEASSLRPILLLSYAIVCGYVYQCPPFRLSYMGLGEPLCFAAFGPFATIAFYLLQSGTNYADRVLSISGAVVASSILVGLTTSLILFCSHFHQIEDDKAVGKFSPLVRLGTERGAKVVKLTVVVLYMLVFILGLCQTLPFSSVILCALTLPVGNLVVSFVDNYHKDKTKIFMAKYYCVRLHTVFGAALAAGLVAARMFARKQLPQAILL
- the LOC131019496 gene encoding 2-carboxy-1,4-naphthoquinone phytyltransferase, chloroplastic isoform X2 — protein: MAAAAFCYMTHRHGVNNLNQLLPHTHTVNRIDHVLSLPDVGLRPSNSKIYLNKAITTRTSHSTQRQHRILLKCAVQQYSEEAKEEHISKATLIWRAIKLPMYTVALIPITVGSAAAYFETGQYFANRFLRLFVSSACIIAWVNLSNDVYDFDTGADINKKESVVNLVGSRTWTHVLAWILLALGFIGLSWVSVEASSLRPILLLSYAIVCGYVYQCPPFRLSYMGLGEPLCFAAFGPFATIAFYLLQSGTKVLSISGAVVASSILVGLTTSLILFCSHFHQIEDDKAVGKFSPLVRLGTERGAKVVKLTVVVLYMLVFILGLCQTLPFSSVILCALTLPVGNLVVSFVDNYHKDKTKIFMAKYYCVRLHTVFGAALAAGLVAARMFARKQLPQAILL